One Argentina anserina chromosome 6, drPotAnse1.1, whole genome shotgun sequence genomic window, GGATGCCAAGATAAAGACCGCGACTCTTTATCTCACCGACACCGCCATGttatggtggaggagaaggcgaGGAGATATCGAAAGAGGTATGTGCACCATCTCTacctttgatgactttgttAAAGAGCTCAATAAGCAATTTTATCCCGAGAATGCCGAGGATGAGGCAAGAGCTCGCTTGCGAAGGCTCAAGCACACCGGGCCAATTTGTGACTATGTTAGAGAATTCACTAACTTGGTGCTTGAGATTCCCGACCTATCCGACAAGGATgctttcttcaatttcatggaTGGTCTCCAATCATAGGCCAAGACGGAGCTTAGGCGACGTGGAGTGCAAGACCTTGCTACCGCCATAGTCGTGGCCGAAGGCTTAGTTGATTTCTCAAGTCCAAGAGAGTCCACCAAgccaaaggagaagaagagcaacTATGCCAAAGGTGGGGGAGACAAAATCCAACGCAAGGAGGAGCCCCGCCGTGAGAGCTACTCGGCAAGGTTCAAGGATAAAGGCAAGTCAAGAGACATGCGGAACTCGGACAAGCCAAATGACAACATGTGCTTCATATGCAATGGTCCACATTGGGCTAGACATTGCCCACAAAGGAGAGCATTAAGCGCACTCTTAGGAAGTCATCAAGGCGAGAGTGAAGCCGAGGGTGGCAATGGAGGTGCACACTTGGGGTCTTTGCAGGTGCTTAATGCAATCCGCTCTACACCCAAGGTCCAAGCCAAAGGTTTACTCTTCACGGACATCAGCATAGGTGGAAAGCCAACAACGGCAATGCTCGACACGGGGGCAACCCACAACTTCATTTCCATTGAGGAGGCACGCATGCTAGGACTAAAGGCAAGCAATGTATGGGGCTCCATCAAGGCGGTTAACTCACCTGCCCGCCCCATACAAGGAGTAGCTCGAGGAGTCAAGACAAGCGTGGGAACTTGGAGTGGGAACCTAGACTTCTCGATAGTACCGATGGATGACTACAAGGTAGTCTTAGGGTTGGAGTTCCATGatcaagtcaaggcattcccAGTGCCATTCGCCAATAGCTTATGCATTATGGATGGCGAGAGGTCGTGTGTGGTGCCAACAACCCGAGGAGCAAAGCAAGACATCAAGGTCTTGTCGGCATTACAATTCAAGAAAGGCATCAAGAGGGAAGAGGAAAGCTACTTGGCCATCCTCAGTGAGTTCGATGACGAGGAGCCAAGGCCACAAGATGACATGCCCAAGGAGGTAGCTGCAGTTCTTGAGGAATTCAAGGATGTATCACCCACGGAGCTGCCCAAGAGACTACCCCcaaggagagagatcgacCATGAGATAGAATTGGAACTAGGGACCAAACCACCCGCCATGGGTGCATACCGCATGGCACCGCCGGAGTTAGCGGAGCTAAGGAGGCAATTGAAGGAGCTTTTGGACgcggggttcattagaccttcgAAAGCCCCGTTCGGTGCCCCGGTGTTgttccaaaagaagaaggatggaTCTCTTCGCATGTGCATCGACTATAGGGCGCTTAACAAGATCACGGTAAAGAACAAGTACCCTATTCCTCTCATTGCcgatctctttgatcaattgggCCATGCACGATATTTTTCCAAGTTAGACCTTCGCTCGGGGTACTACCAAGTGCGCATTGCGGAAGGAGATGAGCCAAAAACCGCATGCATCACAAGGTACGGTTCTTATGAATTCTTGGTCATGCTATTCGGTCTAACTAATGCACCGGCAACCTTTTGCACCTTGATGAACAAGTTATTCCACCCCTACTTGGATCGGTTTGTGGTCGTCTACTTGGACGACATAGTGGTGTATAGCAAGACCATGCGAGAGCATGTGGAGCGTTTGCGGGAAGTGCTTAAGGTTTTGAGGGAAAACCAGTTATACATCAAGATGGAGAAATGCTCATTCGCGAAGCCGGAGGTGTCGTTCTTGGGGCACAAGATCAAGGACGGCAAGCTTATGATGGAGGATTGCAAGGTGCATTCCATCCAAGAATGGGAGCCACCCACCAAGGTACATGACTTAAGATCTTTTCTTGGGCTAGTTAACTATTATCGCCGCTTTATCAAGGGATACTCGGCGAGGGCTGCACCATTAACCgaccttctcaagaagaacaaggcatGGGAGTGGACATCGGAATGTCAAGAAgcctttgaagacttgaagaaggCGATATGCGAGGAGCCCGTACTCAGCCTACCGGATCACTCCAAGCCATATGAGGTGCACACCGATGCTTCCGACTTTGCCATTGGCGGAGTACTAATGCAAGAAGGACATTCAATTGCTTATGAGAGTCGGAAGCTTAATGACACGGAGCGGCGCTACACCGTgcaagagaaggagatgacTGCCGTCATCCATTGCCTTCGAGTGTGGCGACACTACTTGCTTGGGACCAAGTTTGTGATCATGACCGACAACGTAGCAACAAGCTACttccaaactcaaaagaagCTAAGTCCAAAGCAAGCAAGGTGGCAAGACTTCTTGGCGGAGTTCGACTACACCATGGAGTACAAGCCCGGAAAGGCGAATGTGGTAGCGGATGCACTAAGCCGCAAGGCGGAGTTTGCAAGCATCTCTCAAGTCACTAGCCCATTACTAAGCAAGATCAAGGAGGGACTGAAGGTAGACCCTCAAGCACAAAACCTCATCACCTTAGTGAAGGAAGGAAAAACCCGGAGGTTTTGGCTAGACGACGATCTTCTCTACACGAGAGGCCGCCGCATCTACGTACCAAAGTGGGGCAGCTTACGAAGGGAGCTAACTAAGGAATGTCATGATTCGAAATGGGCCGGCCACCCAGGTATGAAACGCACACTTGCCTTGTTAAAGTCCATGTATTATTGGCCTAGGATGCGAGACGGGGTCGAAGAGTATGTGAGGACATGTCTAGTTTGCCAACAAGACAAAGTAATCCAGCAGCAGCCGGGGGGCTTGCTTGACCCCTTACCCATACCGGAGAGACCATGGGAGAGTGTCTCTATGGACTTCATCACTTGCCTGCCGAAGTCCGAAGGGTTTGGAAGCATCATTGTGGTGGTGGAAAGATTTAGCAAGTATGCAACCTTCATGGCTGCATCTGCCGACTACACAGCGGAGGAGACAGCAAGGCTATTCCTACGCAATGTAGTCAAGCTTTGGGGAGTTCCAAAGAACATTGTCAGCGACAGAGACCCGCGCTTCACGGGGAGATTTTGGACGGAGCTGTTCAAAATGTTGGGGTTAGACTTGAACTTTTCAACAAGCTTCCATCCACAAAGCGACGGTCAAACGGAGCGCGTCAATGTGCTCTTGGAGCTATACTTACGGCACTACGTGAGTGCCAATCAAAAGGATTGGGCCAAGCTTTTAGATGTGGCGCAGTTTTCCTACAACATGCAGCAAAGTGAGGCCACCAACAAGAGCCATTTTGAGATCGTTTTGGGACAGCAGCCTACTACCCCTCTATCCCTTGCCACTCACTATGAAGGGAAGAGTCCAGCCGCATTCAAGTTCGCCAAGTCATGGCATGAGCAAGCGGAGTTAGCTCGAGCGGCGTTGCACAAGGCTGccaagaggatgaagaagtggGCGGACAAGAAGAGGAGGCGTGTCGAGTTCAAGGAAGGCGACCTTGTACTTGTGAAACTCTTGCCGCAACAGTTCAAGGCCTTTAGAAAGGTGCACAAAGGCTTGATCCGCAGGTATGAAGGGCCATTTGAAGTTATCAAGCGCATCGGCAAAGTTTCATACAAGCTCAACCTCCCGCCCAAGTTAAAGATACATCCGGTCTTCCACGTGAGTATGTTGAAGCCCTACAATGAGGACGAGGAAGACCCATCGAGGGGAATATCGCATCGGGCACCAACGGCggtaatcaccaacttcgacaaggaagtcgatgaagtactcgcaGATCGGATCATTCGACGTCGAGGCGTACCAAGTTACAAAGAATACCTCATCAAGTGGAGAGGTCTGCCTGATACGGAAGCAAGCTGGGAGTCTGAAGATACGCTTTGGCAGTTCAAGGACATGATCCAGCGATACAATGAGGCGCGATGAGGGCATCGCGAGATTTGGTGGGGGagaatgtcacatcccgccaaagttaagccaaattttaccttgagcattctagacggATCCGGAATATGGCGGAACTCCTTGGAAGGTCATAGAAGATCCTAGAAGATGGtggaagtctcaagaagccttgagacatttccggatttctctagaaccttggagagcCTAGTGGAACTAGACTACTCTAGAGttctctagaacactcaaTGATCATCTTAGAAGCATGTAGAGTTGTATAGACTTATGTAGAGttctctagaattctctaCAATGTACTTAGTCCTAGAAATATCTAGAACTTGTAAAataggatgaggaggcctataaatagcaatgcacccctctcatttgtTCAATCAAGCAATCTAGCAAGCAAGCTATCTAGTAAACTTATAAGTTCTCTtattcaatataagttctctttcgaaATATTCtcttgcctttcaattgttctagcaggaCGTTTGcgagtaaggctgacttagcataaagGAGTTGCTAAGACCGCACGAGTAGCATAGCGAAAgaagtaagctcgtgacactaggctctctctttcttccctTGTTGAGCTGAGCCGTGTGTGGCAAGCACTAATTGCTTAGGCtgtctcttttctttcttttgctttCTGCTTGTTTTTTGGTCAATGCTTTCTGCTTGTTTGCTTCTCTTTTATTCTGCTTTCTTATTGTGTTTTGTTTCTGCTTTGGCCTCTTGGCCCTCTAATGGAAGTTGCTCCCgtttaaaaaaacaaagaaaaaagaagctaacttggagtgcaatctcggcttttctttcctcttcttcgTCCCTAGATTCCTATTCTATTCAAAGTTGAACGCATTGACCCAAAAAATTCAAAGTTGAACGCAGCGCCGGCAGCGGGCCAGACCTTATTTGAAAATCTAATGAATCATTTTGTATAAATAACAGACAAGATCGGACTTGCAATATTCAAACAGACACGTACAATCTCTAGCTAGCTAAGATCGATCGATGGGTTTCTCCAAGGAATTCGTAGCTGATAAACCCCATGCAGTTTTTATTCCAGTTCCAGCTCAAAGCCACATAACCGGAATGCTCAAATTAGCGAGGCTTCTCCACCATAGAGGTTTCCACATTACCTTTGTCAACACAGAGTTCAACCACAGACGATTTCTTAAATCTCTAGGACCCAACTCCCTCGATGGTTTGCCTGATTTCAGGTTTGAAACCATTCCGGATGGCCTTCCGAGCTCAGACGAAGATGCCACCCAAGATGTCGACTTAGTTTCTGATGCTATCATGAAAGATAAGCTTCTGGCTCCTTGTCTAGAACTACTGTTGAAGCTCAACGACCAAGACAGTGGTCCTCCGGTGACTTCTGTCGTCTGCGATGGTTTCATGCCGTTCACCATCTTAGCTGCTGAAGAGCTTGGAGTGCCTGCAGTAGTGTATTTCACTATTTCTGCTTGCAGCTTTCTGGGATATGAACAATATCCCACTTTGGTGGAAAAAGGACTCGCACCACTCAAAGGTACTGATAATGATCAATGAATATAGATTCACTAAGTACCTTGCATGTGTTTTAATTATTGAAAAGATCTTATAAACTTGATCTGGCCATTTTCCTTTACTAATTACATGGTTCTGGGTGTTGTAGACGAGAGCTGCTTGACAAATGGGTTCTTGGACATGGTATTAGATTGGATTCCAGGAATGAAAGATATCCGTTTGAGGGATTTACCTACCCACTTTCGAACTACGAACCCCGATAACATCTTGTTCAACTTCATGCTCCAAACCATTCATAGAGTTGATAAAGCTTGTGCAGTAATTGTTCATACTTTTGATGCCTTGGAGCCTCATGTTCTGGAGGCTCTCTCATCTATGCCGAAGCTCCCACCTGTTTATGCAATTGGGCCTCAACAACTACACCTCAATCAATTACCAGATGACCCTTTGAAGAATATGGGACACAGTCTATGGAAAGAAGAGACTGAGTGTCTCGAATGGCTTGATTCTAAGGAGCCTAATTCAGTGATCTATGTAAGTTTTGGTAGTATAGCGGTAATGTCACAGCAGCATCTTATAGAGTTTGGTTGGGGACTTGCAAATAGTAATATTTCCTTCATCTGGGTCATCAGACCCGATCTGGTTGTGGGTGAGTCGGCGATTCTGCCACCGGAGTTTGTAGCTGAAACCAAAGAAAGAGGTCTCATTGCAAGTTGGTGTCCGCAAGAGCAGGTGCTAAACCACCCATCAGTTGGAGGATTTTTGACACACTGCGGTTGGAACTCGATTCTTGAGAGTTTGTGTGCAGGTGTGCCAGTGCTATGTTGGCCGTTCTTTGCTGACCAACAAACAAATTGTTGGTTTGCTTGTAATGAATGGGGAATTGGCATGGAGATTAGTAATGATGTCAAGAGAGATGAAGTTGAGAAGCTTGTTAGAGAGTTGATGGAGGGAGAGAAGGGCGAGGAAATGAAAAATAAGGCCTTGGAGTGGAAAAAGCTTGCCGAAGAAGCTACTGCTCCCCACGGTTCATCATCGAAAAATTTGGACAATTTAGTGAATCAAATGCTGTAAACAGAGAGTTAGATTTGCACAATATTTTTGATGATAATGTTTTATAACTAGTGGATCGAATAATCATGTAATATGTATCATTTGCAATTACAATTTGTGTTTTTGATTTAAGAATCAGTGAGTTGCAGAGTGAATTAG contains:
- the LOC126801172 gene encoding 7-deoxyloganetin glucosyltransferase-like is translated as MGFSKEFVADKPHAVFIPVPAQSHITGMLKLARLLHHRGFHITFVNTEFNHRRFLKSLGPNSLDGLPDFRFETIPDGLPSSDEDATQDVDLVSDAIMKDKLLAPCLELLLKLNDQDSGPPVTSVVCDGFMPFTILAAEELGVPAVVYFTISACSFLGYEQYPTLVEKGLAPLKDESCLTNGFLDMVLDWIPGMKDIRLRDLPTHFRTTNPDNILFNFMLQTIHRVDKACAVIVHTFDALEPHVLEALSSMPKLPPVYAIGPQQLHLNQLPDDPLKNMGHSLWKEETECLEWLDSKEPNSVIYVSFGSIAVMSQQHLIEFGWGLANSNISFIWVIRPDLVVGESAILPPEFVAETKERGLIASWCPQEQVLNHPSVGGFLTHCGWNSILESLCAGVPVLCWPFFADQQTNCWFACNEWGIGMEISNDVKRDEVEKLVRELMEGEKGEEMKNKALEWKKLAEEATAPHGSSSKNLDNLVNQML